In one Paraburkholderia megapolitana genomic region, the following are encoded:
- a CDS encoding HpcH/HpaI aldolase/citrate lyase family protein, with protein sequence MRALTPAEVLFDGEAPPAVLPACDHYAGSEKLMLKSLALQQELGAVFDVTLDCEDGAQVGHEAEHAELVASFPGSEHDRFGRVGVRIHDFAHPHWRDDVRIILRAAQRAPAYITLPKIRNVPDAAEMCAFIEATRRELGIAQPVPVQLLVETHGALARAFDLAALPGVEALSFGLMDFVSAHDGAIPDSAMRSPGQFDHPLVRRAKLEIAAACHAHGKVPSHNVSTEVRDMTVVASDAARARNEFGYTRMWSIHPAQVPVIVAAFAPRDEEIATAADILLAAQHAQWGPTRYHDTLHDRASYRYYWSVLRRARSTGHTVPAEAAPLFAPVDSQQGRTS encoded by the coding sequence ATGCGCGCTCTCACACCCGCCGAAGTGCTGTTTGACGGCGAAGCGCCCCCAGCCGTTCTGCCTGCCTGCGATCACTACGCCGGCAGCGAGAAGCTGATGCTGAAATCGCTTGCACTACAGCAGGAGCTTGGTGCGGTGTTCGACGTTACGCTCGATTGCGAAGACGGCGCCCAGGTCGGCCACGAAGCGGAGCACGCGGAACTCGTCGCGTCGTTCCCCGGCAGCGAGCACGATCGCTTCGGCCGCGTCGGCGTGCGCATTCACGATTTCGCTCATCCGCACTGGCGCGACGACGTGCGCATCATCCTGCGTGCTGCACAACGTGCGCCCGCCTACATCACGCTTCCGAAAATCCGCAATGTCCCGGACGCCGCCGAAATGTGCGCGTTCATCGAAGCGACGCGCCGCGAACTCGGCATTGCCCAGCCTGTGCCGGTGCAACTGCTGGTCGAAACGCACGGTGCGCTCGCGCGTGCGTTCGATCTCGCTGCGCTACCTGGTGTCGAAGCGCTGAGCTTCGGTTTGATGGACTTCGTCTCCGCACACGATGGCGCGATTCCCGATAGCGCGATGCGCTCGCCGGGCCAGTTCGATCATCCGCTCGTGCGTCGCGCGAAGCTGGAAATCGCCGCGGCGTGTCACGCACATGGCAAGGTGCCGTCGCATAACGTATCGACAGAAGTGCGCGACATGACCGTGGTCGCCAGCGATGCCGCTCGGGCGCGCAACGAGTTCGGCTATACGCGGATGTGGAGCATCCACCCCGCGCAAGTGCCGGTCATCGTTGCGGCGTTCGCGCCGCGCGACGAGGAAATCGCCACCGCCGCCGATATCCTGCTCGCCGCGCAACACGCGCAGTGGGGTCCGACGCGGTACCACGATACGCTGCACGATCGCGCGAGCTATCGCTACTACTGGTCGGTGCTGCGCCGTGCGCGCTCGACGGGTCACACGGTGCCCGCTGAGGCCGCGCCGCTGTTTGCGCCAGTGGATTCACAGCAGGGGCGCACGTCGTGA
- a CDS encoding malate dehydrogenase: MAKPAKRVAVTGAAGQIGYSLLFRIANGDMLGKDQPVILQLLDLPQAQGAVKGVVMELEDCAFPLLAGVVVTDDPKVAFKDVDVALLVGARPRSKGMERKDLLSANAEIFTVQGKALNEVASRDVKVLVVGNPANTNAYIAMKSAPDLPKKNFTAMLRLDHNRALSQLAAKSGKPVASIEKLAVWGNHSPTMYPDFRVATAEGQDLTKLINDDEWNRNTFIPTVGKRGAAIIEARGLSSAASAANAAIDHVHDWVLGTNGKWVTMGIPSDGSYGIPEDIVYGVPVTCENGEYKRVEGLAIDAFAREKMDHTLNELLEERDGVQHLLG, from the coding sequence ATGGCTAAGCCCGCAAAGCGTGTTGCCGTCACCGGCGCCGCAGGTCAAATCGGTTACTCCCTGCTGTTCCGCATCGCGAACGGCGACATGCTCGGCAAAGACCAGCCCGTGATCCTGCAGTTGCTCGACCTGCCGCAGGCGCAAGGCGCCGTCAAAGGCGTCGTGATGGAGCTCGAAGACTGCGCATTCCCGCTGCTCGCGGGCGTCGTGGTCACCGACGACCCGAAGGTCGCGTTCAAGGACGTCGATGTCGCGCTGCTGGTCGGCGCCCGTCCCCGCTCGAAGGGCATGGAGCGTAAGGACCTGCTGTCGGCAAACGCCGAAATCTTCACGGTGCAAGGCAAGGCGCTGAACGAAGTCGCGAGCCGCGATGTGAAAGTGCTGGTGGTCGGCAACCCGGCCAACACGAACGCCTACATCGCCATGAAGTCGGCACCCGATCTGCCGAAGAAGAACTTCACCGCGATGCTGCGTCTCGACCACAACCGCGCGCTGTCGCAACTGGCTGCGAAGTCGGGCAAGCCGGTCGCATCGATCGAAAAGCTCGCTGTGTGGGGCAACCACTCGCCGACCATGTACCCGGACTTCCGCGTTGCAACGGCAGAAGGCCAGGACCTCACCAAGCTGATCAACGACGACGAATGGAATCGCAACACGTTCATTCCGACGGTCGGCAAGCGCGGCGCGGCAATTATCGAAGCGCGCGGGCTGTCGTCGGCGGCATCGGCGGCTAATGCGGCGATCGACCACGTGCATGACTGGGTGCTCGGCACGAACGGCAAGTGGGTCACGATGGGCATTCCGTCGGACGGCTCGTACGGCATTCCTGAAGACATCGTCTACGGCGTGCCCGTCACGTGCGAAAACGGCGAATACAAGCGCGTGGAAGGTCTGGCCATCGACGCGTTCGCCCGCGAGAAGATGGATCACACGCTGAACGAATTGCTCGAAGAGCGCGACGGCGTTCAGCATCTGCTCGGCTAA
- a CDS encoding GntR family transcriptional regulator translates to MTSNQASTANPIGPAGSGDGVPAGAPTSSAGAAPAASAPAAAHALPTSPTFSPLYQQIKGLITQSLESGEWKPGEIIPSEVELAARYKVSQGTVRKAIDELAADNLLVRRQGKGTFVATHNEDRAQFRFLRLLADDGDEHPHVSRLLECRRLRAPAEIARQLDLKPADPVVLIKRLLQFDGETTVLDEIWLPGGMFRGLTLERLSEYKGPLYAMFETEFGTRMIRASEKIRAVAADPTVAELLHVPAGFPLLSVERVSYTYGDRPVEVRRGWYVTTGYYYQNDLS, encoded by the coding sequence ATGACTTCGAACCAGGCGAGCACTGCGAATCCTATCGGCCCGGCGGGCTCAGGCGACGGCGTGCCCGCTGGCGCACCCACTTCTTCCGCGGGGGCCGCGCCTGCTGCTTCAGCACCCGCCGCAGCCCACGCATTGCCCACCTCGCCGACCTTCAGCCCGCTGTATCAGCAGATCAAGGGGCTGATTACGCAGAGCCTCGAGTCGGGCGAATGGAAACCCGGCGAAATCATTCCCAGCGAAGTCGAACTGGCCGCCCGCTACAAGGTGAGTCAGGGCACCGTGCGCAAGGCAATCGACGAACTCGCCGCCGATAACCTGCTGGTCCGGCGCCAGGGCAAGGGCACTTTTGTTGCTACGCACAACGAAGACCGTGCCCAGTTTCGCTTCCTCAGATTGCTTGCCGATGACGGCGACGAACATCCGCACGTCAGCCGGCTGCTCGAATGCCGGCGGCTGCGCGCCCCGGCGGAAATTGCCCGCCAGCTCGATCTGAAGCCCGCCGATCCCGTCGTGCTGATCAAGCGCCTGCTGCAGTTCGATGGCGAAACTACGGTGCTCGACGAAATCTGGCTGCCAGGCGGCATGTTTCGCGGCCTCACGCTCGAGCGCCTGTCGGAGTACAAGGGGCCGCTCTACGCGATGTTCGAGACGGAGTTCGGCACGCGCATGATCCGCGCATCCGAGAAAATCCGCGCGGTGGCAGCCGATCCGACCGTGGCCGAACTGCTGCACGTGCCGGCCGGTTTCCCGCTGCTTTCGGTGGAGCGCGTGTCCTATACGTACGGCGATCGACCGGTCGAAGTACGTCGTGGCTGGTATGTCACAACCGGGTATTACTATCAGAACGATTTGAGCTGA
- the sdhC gene encoding succinate dehydrogenase, cytochrome b556 subunit codes for MAEAVKKPRPEFRNIGIGQILTAYRLPLAGRVSILHRLSGGLLFVFLPFLLYLFSQSLTSEISFELFKDFLSNIVVKLITLVLAWAFLFHFCAGVRHLVMDTHRGVTKEGGKQTSIVVLVLSSLLTLAFAAKLFGVF; via the coding sequence ATGGCTGAAGCCGTAAAAAAACCGAGGCCGGAGTTCCGGAACATCGGTATCGGACAGATCTTGACGGCATACCGTCTCCCGCTAGCGGGGCGGGTGTCGATCCTGCACCGCCTGAGCGGTGGTCTGCTCTTCGTGTTCCTCCCGTTCCTGCTGTACCTCTTCTCGCAAAGCCTGACATCAGAAATCAGCTTCGAGTTGTTCAAGGATTTCCTCTCCAACATCGTCGTCAAGCTCATCACGCTGGTTCTCGCGTGGGCCTTCCTGTTTCACTTCTGCGCCGGCGTTCGCCATCTGGTGATGGACACACACCGCGGCGTCACGAAGGAGGGCGGCAAGCAGACGTCGATCGTCGTGCTGGTCCTGTCGTCGCTACTCACCCTCGCTTTTGCAGCAAAACTCTTCGGAGTCTTCTAA
- the sdhD gene encoding succinate dehydrogenase, hydrophobic membrane anchor protein, with protein sequence MASHNRIGPKRLVVGAHYGLRDWLAQRITAVVMAVYTVILLAWFFGAKDFSYEGWSSIFATQWMKLATFVALLSLFYHAWVGIRDIWMDYIKPVGTRLLLQALTIVWLLACAGYAAQILWRV encoded by the coding sequence ATGGCATCCCACAATCGAATCGGCCCGAAGCGCCTCGTAGTCGGCGCGCATTACGGGCTGCGCGACTGGCTCGCGCAACGCATTACCGCTGTCGTGATGGCGGTGTACACCGTGATCCTGCTCGCGTGGTTCTTCGGTGCGAAGGACTTCTCCTATGAAGGCTGGTCGTCGATCTTCGCCACGCAGTGGATGAAGCTCGCCACGTTCGTCGCGCTGCTGTCGCTGTTCTATCACGCCTGGGTCGGCATCCGCGACATCTGGATGGACTACATCAAGCCCGTCGGCACGCGGCTCCTCCTGCAGGCGCTGACGATCGTCTGGCTGCTCGCATGTGCGGGCTACGCTGCGCAGATTCTCTGGAGAGTGTAA
- the sdhA gene encoding succinate dehydrogenase flavoprotein subunit, with translation MASIKNSLPRRRFDVVIVGAGGSGMRASLQLARAGLSVCVLSKVFPTRSHTVAAQGGIGASLGNMSEDNWHYHFYDTIKGSDWLGDQDAIEFMCREAPNAVYELEHMGMPFDRNADGTIYQRPFGGHTANYGEKPVQRACAAADRTGHALLHTLYQQNVAAKTQFFVEWMALDLIRDAEGDVLGVTALEMETGDVYILEGKTTLFATGGAGRIFAASTNAFINTGDGLGMAARSGIALQDMEFWQFHPTGVAGAGVLITEGVRGEGGILRNSDGERFMERYAPTLKDLAPRDFVSRSMDQEIKEGRGVGPNKDHVLLDLSHIGAETIMKRLPSIREIALKFANVDCIKEPIPVVPTIHYQMGGIPTNIHGQVVGTSKGHEDPVNGFYAVGECSCVSVHGANRLGTNSLLDLVVFGRAAGNHIVKHVREIKDHKPLPADAAEFSLARLDKLTKSTSGEYTQAIAGDIRASMQAHAGVFRTSKLLAEGVDKIKELAERVEHVHLKDKSKVFNTARVEALELANLIEVARATMVSAEARKESRGAHAQSDFEHRDDENWLRHTLWFSEGDRLDYKPVHMQPLTVESVPPKARTF, from the coding sequence ATGGCTTCAATCAAGAATTCTCTGCCGCGTCGCCGCTTCGACGTCGTCATCGTCGGTGCAGGTGGTTCGGGCATGCGCGCGTCGCTGCAACTCGCGCGCGCAGGCCTGTCGGTCTGCGTACTGTCGAAGGTGTTCCCGACGCGTTCGCACACGGTCGCCGCGCAAGGCGGTATCGGTGCTTCGCTCGGCAACATGAGCGAAGACAACTGGCACTACCACTTCTACGACACGATCAAGGGTTCGGACTGGCTCGGCGACCAGGACGCGATCGAATTCATGTGCCGTGAAGCGCCGAATGCGGTCTACGAACTCGAACACATGGGCATGCCGTTCGACCGTAATGCCGACGGCACGATCTATCAGCGTCCGTTCGGCGGCCACACCGCGAACTACGGCGAAAAGCCGGTGCAACGCGCCTGCGCGGCAGCGGACCGTACGGGTCACGCGCTGCTGCACACGCTGTATCAGCAGAACGTCGCGGCGAAGACGCAGTTCTTCGTCGAATGGATGGCGCTCGATCTGATCCGCGACGCCGAAGGCGACGTGCTCGGCGTGACCGCGCTCGAAATGGAAACCGGCGACGTCTACATCCTCGAAGGCAAGACCACGCTGTTCGCCACGGGCGGCGCAGGCCGTATCTTCGCGGCATCGACGAACGCGTTCATCAACACCGGCGACGGCCTCGGCATGGCGGCCCGCTCGGGCATCGCGTTGCAGGATATGGAATTCTGGCAATTCCACCCCACCGGCGTGGCAGGTGCAGGCGTGCTGATTACCGAAGGCGTGCGCGGCGAAGGCGGCATTCTGCGTAACTCGGACGGCGAGCGCTTCATGGAGCGCTATGCGCCGACGCTGAAGGATCTGGCGCCGCGCGATTTCGTCTCGCGTTCGATGGACCAGGAAATCAAGGAAGGCCGTGGCGTGGGTCCGAATAAAGACCACGTGCTGCTCGATCTGTCGCACATCGGCGCCGAGACGATCATGAAGCGTCTGCCGTCCATTCGCGAAATCGCGCTGAAGTTCGCGAACGTCGACTGCATCAAGGAACCGATCCCGGTCGTACCGACCATCCACTACCAGATGGGCGGTATTCCGACGAACATCCACGGGCAGGTGGTGGGGACGTCGAAGGGTCACGAAGATCCGGTCAACGGTTTCTACGCAGTGGGCGAATGCTCGTGCGTGTCGGTGCACGGTGCGAACCGCCTCGGCACGAACTCGCTGCTCGACCTCGTGGTGTTCGGCCGGGCGGCCGGCAACCACATCGTCAAGCACGTGCGCGAGATCAAGGACCACAAGCCGCTGCCGGCCGATGCAGCCGAGTTCTCGCTGGCACGTCTCGACAAGCTCACGAAGTCGACCTCGGGCGAATACACGCAGGCCATCGCCGGCGACATCCGCGCGTCGATGCAGGCACATGCAGGCGTGTTCCGTACATCGAAGCTGCTGGCCGAAGGTGTCGACAAGATCAAGGAACTGGCCGAGCGGGTCGAACACGTCCATCTGAAGGACAAGTCGAAGGTGTTCAACACGGCACGTGTCGAAGCGCTGGAACTGGCGAACCTGATCGAAGTGGCGCGCGCCACGATGGTCTCCGCCGAGGCGCGCAAGGAAAGCCGCGGCGCGCACGCGCAGAGCGACTTCGAACATCGCGACGACGAAAACTGGCTGCGTCACACGCTGTGGTTCAGCGAAGGCGATCGCCTCGACTACAAGCCGGTGCATATGCAGCCGCTGACGGTCGAATCGGTACCGCCGAAAGCGCGGACGTTCTAA
- a CDS encoding succinate dehydrogenase iron-sulfur subunit, translated as MATRIFEIYRYDPDKDAAPRMQRYEIEIDSHERMLLDALIKLKAVDETLSFRRSCREGVCGSDAMNINGKNGLACLTNLNDLPHKIVLRPLPGLPVVRDLICDFTQFFNQYHSIKPYLINDTPPPEKERLQSPEERDELDGLYECILCASCSTSCPSFWWNPDKFVGPAGLLQAYRFIADSRDEATGERLDNLEDPYRLFRCHTIMNCVDVCPKGLNPTKAIGKIKELMVRRAV; from the coding sequence ATGGCCACGCGAATTTTTGAAATCTACCGCTACGATCCGGACAAGGATGCAGCGCCGCGCATGCAGCGCTACGAGATCGAGATCGACTCGCACGAACGCATGCTGCTCGACGCGCTCATCAAGCTGAAGGCGGTCGACGAAACGCTGTCGTTCCGCCGTTCGTGCCGCGAAGGCGTGTGCGGTTCGGACGCGATGAACATCAATGGCAAGAACGGTCTTGCCTGCCTGACGAACCTGAACGACCTGCCGCACAAGATCGTGTTGCGTCCGCTGCCGGGCCTGCCCGTCGTGCGCGATCTGATCTGCGATTTCACGCAGTTCTTCAACCAGTACCACTCGATCAAGCCGTACCTGATCAACGACACGCCGCCGCCGGAGAAGGAGCGCCTGCAGTCGCCGGAAGAGCGCGACGAGCTCGACGGCCTGTACGAGTGCATCCTGTGCGCGAGCTGCTCGACGTCGTGCCCGAGCTTCTGGTGGAATCCGGACAAGTTCGTCGGGCCGGCTGGTCTGCTGCAAGCCTATCGCTTCATCGCGGATAGCCGCGACGAAGCGACCGGCGAGCGTCTCGATAACCTGGAAGATCCGTATCGTCTGTTCCGCTGCCACACCATCATGAACTGCGTCGACGTGTGCCCGAAGGGTTTGAACCCGACGAAGGCGATCGGCAAGATCAAGGAATTGATGGTTCGCCGCGCCGTATAG
- a CDS encoding FAD assembly factor SdhE: protein MEEASHQSDPLRRARLRWRARRGLLENDLIFERFFGKYEHDLSDADVGALTRLLELSDNDLMDLLLARKEPEGELADPDVIRVLQLLRTV from the coding sequence ATGGAAGAAGCTTCGCACCAGTCCGACCCGCTTCGCCGCGCACGCCTTCGCTGGCGCGCCCGGCGCGGCTTGCTGGAAAACGATCTGATCTTCGAGCGTTTTTTCGGCAAATACGAGCATGACCTCAGCGATGCCGATGTCGGCGCCCTTACGCGCCTGCTCGAGCTGAGCGATAACGACCTGATGGACTTGCTGCTTGCACGCAAGGAACCCGAAGGCGAACTTGCTGACCCGGATGTCATACGGGTGCTGCAGCTGCTGCGTACCGTGTAA
- the gltA gene encoding citrate synthase, translating into MTPSDVKATLSFSDNSPSVEMPIYKGTLGPDVIDIRKLYGQTGKFTYDPGFMSTASCNSAITYIDGDKGELLYRGYPIDNLAQNADFLETCFLLLKGELPNKQEKDEFVDTVTKHTMVHEQMQFFFRGFRRDAHPMAILVAAVGALSAFYHDSLDINNPRHRDVSAIRMIAKLPTLVAMAYKYSIGQPFVYPRNDLSYSANFMRMMFSNPCEEYKVNDVLVRALDRILILHADHEQNASTSTVRLAGSSGANPFACIAAGIACLWGPAHGGANEAALNMLEEIGSIDNIPEFIKQVKDKNSGVKLMGFGHRVYKNYDPRAKLMRETCYEVLEELGLHDDPLFKLAMELEKIALEDEYFVSRKLYPNVDFYSGIVQRALGIPTSMFTCIFSMARTVGWIAQWNEMIADPEQKIGRPRQLFVGDTSREAKPIAQR; encoded by the coding sequence ATGACCCCGTCTGATGTAAAAGCCACGCTATCGTTCAGCGACAACTCGCCGAGCGTTGAAATGCCGATCTACAAGGGCACCCTTGGCCCGGACGTGATCGACATCCGCAAACTGTACGGCCAGACCGGCAAGTTCACGTACGACCCCGGCTTCATGTCGACGGCGTCGTGCAACTCGGCGATCACGTATATCGATGGGGACAAGGGCGAGCTGCTGTACCGCGGCTACCCGATCGACAACCTCGCGCAGAACGCCGACTTCCTCGAAACCTGCTTCCTGTTGCTGAAGGGCGAACTGCCGAACAAGCAGGAAAAGGACGAGTTCGTCGACACCGTCACGAAGCACACGATGGTGCACGAGCAGATGCAGTTTTTCTTCCGCGGTTTCCGCCGCGATGCGCACCCGATGGCGATTCTGGTGGCCGCTGTCGGCGCGCTGTCGGCGTTCTATCACGACTCGCTCGACATCAATAACCCGCGTCACCGCGACGTATCGGCGATTCGCATGATCGCGAAGCTGCCGACGCTGGTCGCGATGGCCTACAAGTACAGTATCGGCCAGCCGTTCGTGTATCCGCGCAACGACCTGTCGTACAGCGCGAATTTCATGCGCATGATGTTCTCGAATCCGTGCGAGGAATATAAGGTCAATGACGTGCTGGTGCGCGCGCTCGACCGTATCCTGATCCTGCATGCGGACCACGAGCAGAATGCGTCGACGTCGACGGTGCGGCTGGCGGGTTCGTCGGGTGCGAATCCGTTTGCGTGTATCGCGGCCGGTATCGCATGCCTGTGGGGTCCGGCACACGGCGGCGCGAACGAAGCGGCGCTGAACATGCTTGAAGAAATCGGTTCGATCGACAACATCCCTGAGTTCATCAAGCAGGTGAAGGACAAGAACTCGGGTGTGAAGCTGATGGGCTTCGGTCACCGCGTGTACAAGAACTACGATCCGCGCGCGAAGCTGATGCGCGAGACCTGCTACGAAGTGCTGGAAGAACTGGGCCTGCATGACGACCCGCTCTTCAAGCTCGCCATGGAACTCGAAAAGATCGCGCTCGAAGACGAATACTTCGTGTCGCGCAAGCTGTACCCGAACGTCGACTTCTACTCGGGCATCGTGCAACGTGCGCTCGGTATCCCGACGTCGATGTTCACCTGCATCTTCTCGATGGCGCGTACGGTGGGCTGGATTGCGCAGTGGAACGAAATGATCGCCGATCCGGAACAGAAGATTGGTCGTCCGCGCCAGTTGTTCGTGGGCGATACGTCGCGCGAAGCGAAGCCGATCGCGCAGCGCTAA